AGGTACCATTGACAGGGAAGGTTCTGCCGTGCTATCATTTCGTCAAATGCAGAAATGAGATAAGGTAGGCGATGCAGTGTGGAATCAATCCTTTTCATCTCAAAAGCCCTTGGTGAAAAGAACAGGCTCAGGGTCTTCCTGGCGCTCATGGACACGGAAGAACTCTGCGTATGCGACGTGGGAGATTTCCTCGGGCTTGCGCCCGCGACCGTTTCCCGCCACATGAGCATCCTCCGCCAGGCCGGGCTCATCGAATCGGAAAAAAGAGGGCGGTGGGTGTACTACCGTATGGGGGCCGTCGATCCCCGGCTGCTCGAGTGGATACGGAACGCCGTGGGGAATGACGGCTTCCCGGCGCGGGACAGGGCCAAAATTAAAGAAATCGTCAGGCTGCACAGGGAGAACGACCTCTGTGAAGTCAGGGGGAGGGAACGACCGTATGAAAAATAAACTGAAGGTGCTTTTTCTCTGTACCGGAAATTCGTGCCGCAGCCAGATGGCCGAAGGATGGGCCCGGCATCTCCGCGGAGACGCCGTGGAGGCCTGGTCGGCGGGGATCGAACCCTGCGGCCTGAATCCAAGCGCCGTGGCGGTGATGAAAGAAGCCGGGGTGGACATCTCCGGGCACAGGTCGAAAAACGTCACCGAACTGCTTGACGTTCCGTTCGACTTCGTGATCACCGTATGCGGCGATGCGGATGAACGGTGTCCCTTCTTCCCGGGAAACGCACGGACCATCCACCGGGGGTTTGACGACCCGCCGAAGCTCGCCCTGGGCAAGGAGACGGAAGAGGAAAAACTGGACTGCTACCGCCGGGTCCGGGACGAAATACGGGCATTCATAGAGGACCTGCCCGGCTTTCTGGAAAACCTTCCTGAATAGAAAAGGAGCTGGACCGGCAATGGACGACATCCGCCAATACGTGAAAGAACGGTACGCCAAGGCAATCAAAAACACTGCTTCATGCTGCGGCTCGGGAGGGTGCTGCTGCGGCACGGGCACGCCCGACATTCCGAGCATGACCCGGGGAAACTACGACGATGAAATACTGGAGAACACTCCGGAACACATGGGCGGCCAGTCCTTCGGCTGCGGCAATCCCTTCACCGAGGCCCGCATCCATCCGGGGGAGACCGTCCTCGACCTTGGGTGCGGCGCGGGGCTCGACCTCTTTCTGGCCTCGGAAGCCACGGGACCCTACGGAAAAGTCATCGGGCTCGACATGACCGACGAAATGCTCGAGACCGCGGCCGAAAACCTCAGGGGGCTGCACAACGTCGCCCTCGTGAAGGGGTACATAGAGGACATGCCCCTCGAGAGCGGCACTGTGGACGTGATCATCTCCAACTGCGTCATCAACCTTTCCCCCGACAAGGGAAAGGTGTTGCGGGAGGCCTTCAGGGTGCTTCGTCCCGGCGGCCGGTTCTGTGTCTCCGACACGGTGTTCCTTCGCCCTGTGACGGAGCGGGCCGTGAAGGACCTCGCCGCGTGGTCCGGGTGCATCGCCGGGGCGCTGCAGGAGACGGAGTATGCCGCTCTTCTGAAGGAAGCGGGCTTCATTGAGGTCGAAGTCCGGCGAACGAAAGTATACAAAATGCCGGACGCTCTGGCCGCCATGACTTTTCCCGAACTCTCGGCCGAAGAACGGAACGAGATCAACGGCGCGCTGGCCAGTGCGCTCATTCTGGGCAAAAAGCCCCCGGAGAAACCCGAAGAGGGGCGAGGCTAACCCTTAAGACGGGCGACCTCCGGGGACCTATCCTCCATCGCGGCGCTTCTTGAAGAGAACGGACTCGCCTCCCCCGGCGTGGTGGAGGCACCGAAGAACTTTCTTGTCCCGGGCCGCTTCGGCATCGCCGCCGTCCGGAGGGAGGAT
The Aminivibrio sp. genome window above contains:
- the arsM gene encoding arsenite methyltransferase, which codes for MDDIRQYVKERYAKAIKNTASCCGSGGCCCGTGTPDIPSMTRGNYDDEILENTPEHMGGQSFGCGNPFTEARIHPGETVLDLGCGAGLDLFLASEATGPYGKVIGLDMTDEMLETAAENLRGLHNVALVKGYIEDMPLESGTVDVIISNCVINLSPDKGKVLREAFRVLRPGGRFCVSDTVFLRPVTERAVKDLAAWSGCIAGALQETEYAALLKEAGFIEVEVRRTKVYKMPDALAAMTFPELSAEERNEINGALASALILGKKPPEKPEEGRG
- a CDS encoding metalloregulator ArsR/SmtB family transcription factor; this encodes MESILFISKALGEKNRLRVFLALMDTEELCVCDVGDFLGLAPATVSRHMSILRQAGLIESEKRGRWVYYRMGAVDPRLLEWIRNAVGNDGFPARDRAKIKEIVRLHRENDLCEVRGRERPYEK
- a CDS encoding arsenate reductase ArsC, with product MKNKLKVLFLCTGNSCRSQMAEGWARHLRGDAVEAWSAGIEPCGLNPSAVAVMKEAGVDISGHRSKNVTELLDVPFDFVITVCGDADERCPFFPGNARTIHRGFDDPPKLALGKETEEEKLDCYRRVRDEIRAFIEDLPGFLENLPE